A region of Lycium barbarum isolate Lr01 chromosome 1, ASM1917538v2, whole genome shotgun sequence DNA encodes the following proteins:
- the LOC132609255 gene encoding uncharacterized protein LOC132609255: MTDNYKGWHEKLPYALLGYRITSRTSTGVTPYLLVYDTEVVIPAEVEIPSLRIVQEAELDNAEWVRDRYEQLALIDEKMMVVICHCQLYRQRMARAFNKRVKTRLFQIGQMVLKNIFPHQDEYRGKFAPNWQGHYVVRKVLSRGAVVLAEMDGQQWLKPINSDAIKHYYA; encoded by the coding sequence ATGACTGACAATTATAAAGGTTGGCACGAGAAGTTGCCTTATGCTTTACTGGGATACCGTATTACATCCAGAACTTCTACAGGAGTGACTCCATATCTGTTAGTCTACGACACTGAAGTAGTCATACCCGCCGAAGTTGAGATACCTTCTTTGAGAATCGTTCAAGAAGCAGAATTGGATAATGCTGAATGGGTCCGAGATCGATATGAGCAATTGGCTCTAATTGATGAGAAAATGATGGTTGTCATATGTCACTGTCAGCTGTACCGACAAAGGATGGCAAGAGCTTTTAACAAGAGAGTCAAAACTAGACTTTTTCAAATAGGGCAAATGGTGCTCAAAAATATTTTCCCGCATCAAGATGAATACAGAGGGAAGTTTGCTCCCAACTGGCAAGGCCATTATGTGGTCCGCAAAGTACTCTCCAGAGGAGCAGTAGTGTTGGCAGAAATGGACGGACAACAGTGGTTGAAGCCAATCAATTCAGATGCAATCAAGCACTACTATGCGTAA